A DNA window from Capsicum annuum cultivar UCD-10X-F1 unplaced genomic scaffold, UCD10Xv1.1 ctg59360, whole genome shotgun sequence contains the following coding sequences:
- the LOC124893426 gene encoding high mobility group B protein 9-like, translating to MSFQAEGTIYGKFDDGYLVSIKLGSEVLNGVLSHQYQQVPSPSSGLSGQTCNSVAPSNSGSGNKRKKRRDANLPKSKRSGYNFFFAEQHSMLKSLRLRRDKEFTKKIAESWNNLSPEVKK from the coding sequence ATGAGTTTCCAAGCAGAAGGGACAATTTATGGCAAATTTGACGATGGTTATCTCGTATCCATCAAACTTGGATCAGAAGTTCTTAATGGAGTACTTTCCCATCAATACCAACAAGTTCCATCGCCTTCTTCCGGATTATCTGGACAAACTTGTAACTCAGTTGCACCTTCCAATTCAGGTTCGGGGAacaagaggaagaagaggagagACGCTAATCTCCCAAAATCTAAAAGGAGTGGATACAACTTCTTCTTTGCTGAACAACACTCCATGCTCAAATCTCTTCGTCTGCGTAGAGATAAGGAATTCACAAAGAAGATTGCTGAATCTTGGAATAATCTATCTCCTGAAGTAAAAAAG